The Nycticebus coucang isolate mNycCou1 chromosome 10, mNycCou1.pri, whole genome shotgun sequence sequence ttgaaaacattaacattaaacagtttttggccagggctgggtttgaacctgccacctctggcatatgaggcctgcGCTCTAgcccttagagccacaggcgccactccattAAACAGTTTTATTGTGATTACTTTTGGTTTTTGTCATCCACTCATTTTAGTAAATCAGTAAAGGATTTTAACAGACACACTTGAGTTAAAtgacataccctgtttccctgaaaataagacagtgtcttattttaaggtgtgctcccaaagatgcgctaggtcttattttcaggggacgtcttatctttcctgtaagtaggtctgattttcagaggatgtcttattttcggggaaacagggtagtttacCGCTCTGATGGACaagaacagcttttttttttttttttaggacataaAAGTATAAgtgtattttatattagagagagcAAAGACAGTAGGGGGAATTggtgagaaagagggagagaagagaacagaggaaGGGACTGAGAGAAGGAAAGATGGGGGAAGACAGAAGGAATAGCTTTCGAATACACTGGCATTACCTTTTATGCAAGAACTTGGAACTGGAACAAAAGCAGAGCAgttcccgctacttgggaggctgaggcaagagaatcacctaagctcaagagctggaggttgctgtgagctgtgacaccatggcactctaccaagggtgacaaagtgagactgtctttaaaaaaaaaaaaataataattggatTGGACTTTCAATGTAATTATGGGTTGAATTTAGAGGGAAGTTGGATCATCTCTTAGTAATTAAGGAACTTCAAGCATCTTTTAAATAatccaaatttcttcaacagaaAATACTTGGGacctcggtgcctgtggctcaagtggctaagtcgccagacacatatacctgagctggcaggttcaaatccagcccgacctgccaaacaatgatggctgcaaccaaaaaatagctgggcattgtggcaggtgcctgtagtccccgctacttgggaggcggaggcaggagactcacttgagcccacgagttggaggttgctgtgagctgtgatgccacagcactttacccagggttacagcttgaggctccatctcaaaaaaaaagaaaagaaaatacttgggTACAAGAAAAACAAGTAGATTTTTCATGTAAATGCTATTTCCAACTTAACATCTTTGTATTACAACCACATTCTATCTTGCTTTTTACACTATGCTTGGTATCATAAGATTAAAATTATAAACTACAAAACTTGACAAAGAGCccttttttattctattccacTTTTTCCTGATTATTTTTCCTATCTATATTTCTACTCTCTATCCATAAGCTATAAGTACATAAATAATTAAGTACACAAACAGCCCTCTCTTTTAATTTCTCAACACATGACACCAAAAATGGTCATACCCTATTATACCTCTTTGTTCCctcatttttacaaataaaaatctcATATTTGTAACAATTTAAACATATGCATCATATATGACACATATGACACAATCTATTATTCTCGCTTCTTCCAAAGAGAGAAGCATTgtagatttaaataaaaaaattaaaaccagccATCAAAAGAGAATTTGTACTTTAAAAATCcctactgggcagcgcctgtggctcagtgagtagggtatcGGCCCACGTGAGCCCctaccccatatactgagagtggcgggttccaaccagccctggccaaactgcaacaaaaaaaatagccaagctttgtggagggtgcctgtagtcccagctacttgggaggctgagacaaaagagaatcgcctaagcccaagatctggaggttgctgtgagctgtgacggcacagcactctaccgagtgtgacaaagtgagactctgtctctaaaaaaataaataaataaaaattcctactactggctcggcacctgtaactcagcagctagggctccagccacatacaccagagctagtgagtttgaatccagcccgggcctgccaaacaacaatgacaactataaccaaaaaatagctgggtgttgtggtgggctcctatagtcccagctactcagaaggctgaggcaagaggatctcctaagcccaagagttggaggttgctgtgagctatgacaccatagcactctactgagggcaaccaagtaagactttgtctcaaaaaataaaaaaagaagaagtcctGTGGTAAATTCTACATACGGGATCATTCTCCTTAGCCCTCCAGGGCCATGGCATGGTTTCAGTCATGAATCAGTAAGGAATGTAGGTTTAAAGACATTGTTGCTGATTgcgtgtcttcttttttttttttttttttgagacagagcctcaagctgttgccctgggtagagtacatggcatcacagctcacagcaacctccaactcctgggctcaaagtgattctcctgcctcagcctcccaagtagctagaactacaggtgcccgccacaatgctcagctattttttggttgcagctgacattgttgtttggtgggcccaggctggattcgaaccggccagctcaggtgtacgtggctggcgccttagccacttgagccacaggcgctgagccgagtgcatgtcttcttaaaaaaaaaaaaaaaaatccctactgCCAATGGAAGGTCCATTtatgcaaaatatataaacagcATTTCTTATTTAATCTAGCAAATCAAATGTGGCTACCAGAAAAGCACACTTAAAAAGGTTTTACTGGGGGgtggagaggttttttttttttttttttttttaacagtatcttttttttaaaactttgttaaactaaactaaaatagtATCTGGGTAATTTGTCCTTTTTGAGTAGTCTGGACACAGCAAATATGCCACTCCCTAACTAACtgcaaacaaaaaccaaccaTAAGTAGACCAGACACACCAGAACACTTCACATGCTACCAGGAGAACATTTTGTTCATTATCTTAAGGGAAATTAAGTATGTGGGCTGAGCTTCCTATACCTGGATCCTGCAGTTCATCTACCAAGGCAGGCTCTATTGAAACACTCTAGAGTCTTCGGCATACATTTCTTTGAAACCTGAGGATTTCATATCTGGAGATCATAAAATATAAGTTTTTCATTACTATTATAACCAtagtaaaaatatgtaaatttttaaaactccagCTATAATACAGTTTAATTATGAGTTTTAATGACGAAAAGACAGTCTTTCACCTTTATAGGTAGTTACTTCCCTCTTCAAATCAATTTAGATATAGAGTATCTAAAGGGCAATATTACAGTTATGTTAACAGCAGTATTACTTAAATAATCCCTACCTATCCTTTTCCCTGAGATCAAAACTGCTTcccattaaaaataaacttaaaaaggcAGACCTTCCCAAAGCTTCTTCCAAACTGATGATGGCTGCTCGCAGCTCATTTTGACTGACTGCTTCAAGAGATAGGCCCCGATGAGAGGACTCAGTGACAAAGGGTGGCAGCCGTGCTTTGCTGGAGTAACCTAACAAGCAGATAGTTGCCACAGTTTGAAATTCTGCTGAAATTCAGCTTGCTGCTGCCAGGATCATTCACTGGTCAATATTTTCAGATCCAGTTAACTGTTAAATTGGGGATTCTTGGGAGGATTTGCCATTAAAAGGAAGACCTCAGCCTGTTTGCATCACTTGAAAGTATGACAAGAACTTAGTTCTGGCTGGGTAGGAATAGCATACAGACCACATAGATGAATATGAGAAGAGGTGGCAGGTAATATGTTTGAAACCAACAgttatcaagaagaaaaattagtaggGAGATGAATGAGATGAATTAGTCTTCAAACCCAGTTTAAGATAGAGACAGTGGACTATAACATACCCCTGGAATTAGAGCATTCGTTACCTGAGCAAGCAGTGCATGGTAAGAATGAAACAAGCAAATGGcatttatcaataaaaaatttcagggttattttcaaatttttgtcgTGCATTTATCCAAGCTATAGGGAAAATAATTCACTTACCGATtactgtcaaaataaataaaagtgtagcCACAGCTGATGTTCCATAAAACATGATGCTAATATTACAAGCCAGGAGGTTTGTGTTATTCTGTGTGTTGGGCACTAAAACTGGTGGTAGCAAAAAGCCAACCGCAGTGCCAAGCTGTAAAATAAATAGTATTGTTAACAGCTATTCTCATTACAGAAAAAAGTCAATTCTGACATAAAGAGGACAGGTAGTGTTTATAATGTTTTAATGTCTTTATTCTTACTGTGCTGTTAAAGGGAAAATATTAACCTTCAATATAATTTTATCAATGTGAAAGAAGAAAAGGTTCCTATTCAACTATGCAGATGTAAACAACTAAGTTATCAGTcaaattattttggatatataactACTAAGACTCAACGTACCCCTTCTTCTGTACTTTTAGATAAAGGAAgtaaattataaagcaaaaagccagtacaaaaaaaaaaagaaaaagacaaacaaacaaaaagcaagtaCAGTTagtcttttcatgtattttaaatatatcttaatGTGATCTTGTTAGAGCAAGTAAAACAATAACTTTTTTTGTTAAGTAACTACatgtattgatatatatatagagagagctgAAGTTCTTGATATACAGATTTTTAATTAGATTCCCTTCCAGCTGAAGGAATATAACTTATATGAAGTTTCATAAGACACCTTATACAGAATTTAAATTACAGGAAAATAATCAGTCTTAATCTAGAAATGCAACTGAATGCTAATAGAATTTGAACCTATGGTGTTAGGAAAGACTACTTAACTCTTTAATGGAGCTTGGCAAGGTCAGTCACTCTTGTACAGTGGATTTCCTAATCTGTCAGTTGTCTGGCATTGTCTTACTGTTAAAAATTGGTAATTGGACTCAGTAATGCTGTGAAGTCCTTACCACCAGACCATTtagaagtcttttcttttttttttttgttttggagacctGGTCTTACTCTcctgtctgggctagagtgcagtagcctcatcatagctcactgcaacctcaaactcctgggctcaagtaatcctcctgcttcagcctcccagagaggttGGGCCTACAGCCACaagcccaactaattttttcattttttttgtagaaacaaggtcttgctatgttgctcaggctggcaataGTCATTTATAAGCATTTTTATGTAATAGGCACTTTGCTGAGtgctaatatataaaattaaaaagctgttCACAATGGCCACTCAAACAGAAACAATCTTCCCAGAATCCAGCAAAGAATACACTGGTGAAAAAACCAATACCTCCTTGAGTCTTGCTCATTATTGCACTGACAAGTTTTCTATCATGTTAGGCATATACAGACCAATGCAGCTAATAATTTTATAGGTAATTTCCAAAGCAAGAGGACAAGGTGGTCACTTTAAACTGGTTTTGAAAATTCTGTCCTTACAAAGAAATGTAAACTGATCTTTAATCCAAGACTGCCTCTTTGGACTACTCACGCCTCCTGAAGGCTCATCCATATAGATCATGAGAGTCCACAACAGGACTTTTTCTGGTCCTTTAATTATCCGACTTTCACCTGTCATTCTAGTCCTTACCTGATTGCCTAGCACGGCGGTGGCACAAGCAGTGGACACTTCTCTGGGCCCAAACCACACAGAGGCAATGCGGGAGGGCAAGCCCAGAATGAACACCTGAGCCACGGAGCACAGGCACTGGCCCAACATGGTGACCCAGAAGAGATGCGGCTGCACGCTGCCGCACTTGATCCAGCTGCCCAGGCAGTTGAGGCCGGAGCCCAGCAAGGCGGTGAGCCGCAGGCCTCTGGTGTCCAGCAGCCAGGTGGCCGGGAAGATGAGGGGCACATAGGCCAGCATGTACACCATAGACAGCCAGTCGATGTGCAGCAAGGTGACGCCGTAGAAGCCCTCGAAGACGTTGCTGATGATGCTGTACTGGATCCACTGAAAGGCGTTCACCAGCGAGTACAGGCTGAAGATCAGAAGCACCACAAAGCGCCGCGCCGAGAGCGCAGTCCGGGGTAGCAGGGTGCCCTCGAACGCCTGGGTCTCCTCTCCCGGGCCCGTGGGCAGCAGCTGGGCCTGGGTCTCCTCTTCCGGGGCCAGCGGAGTCTGCAGCCCGCCCCGGGGGACCCCATTCAGGGGCAGGCAGCCAGCTTTCAGTCCGTTCTGCGGATCCACGCTCTCCTTCCCGGCGGGCGCGCCCCTCCGCACTAGGAGGTATCCCTTCGCCAGCGGGTGCCCAGGCGCTCCCGCCGCCCCCTCCTCATCGTCCGGCCGCGCCATGTCCCAGGGCTCCCCGGCGCCGCCTCTCCGCCCCAGCACCCCTGGCCCGGAGCCCGAGGCCCTCCCGGaatccctcccccctccccccacggCCCGCCGCTCCTTCCCCGGAGGCGCACTACGGGAACCGCAGCCAGCGCTGCCAGCGTGCGCAGGTTAAGGAACCCTCTCCACCCGCCGCCGCGACCACTCAGTGTCGGTCCCGCCCCGACACTGGCGCGTCAGCGCGATGACCGCTCACCGACCAATCATCGAGCGCCCTCGCCCGGCGCGGCAGCCAATCCAGGGGCTGCCGGCGGGGAAGGCAGGGAAGAAGGCCGGGGAAAAGGCAGAGAGGAAAGCTGGCGAGAGAGGCCAGCCGTGTGCCTTCCTACCGGGAAGAGCTGGGGAGCTCGGATTTCTCCGCGCCGGGGGTGGGCTGGAGGCGGCCTGCAGATTGGGCAGCTCGGGGCAGCGGAAGGGACGGCAGAAACCTAGCGGGGTGGATCACCCTCGCCCCCGAGAAGGACTCCTCAAGGGCACCGTCCAGCGCGCAGGCCAGGGACAGATTTGGCTTCTCGCCCTAACACAGCTGTCCCTCTAGGTGGGAACCTGACTTTAGAGGACCACGTTTCATAAATACGTGCTATCTCGGCAGAGGAAAAACTGCAGAAAACGTTCTAGTCCAGCTAGTGAAAGATGTTGTGGGAAATCTGCCCTTGTGAAGCTGGAATTCCCCTGCCACCACCTTGCTGCCTTGGATGAGGAGACGAGAACAGCAGTCCAGGCTCCCTTAGACCAACGCATGTAGTTAATAGTTCCTGGACACGTCTATTCAGTGCTGTGCAGCGGGTTCCAGGTGACAAACTTGGTTGGAACAGTATGTGTCAGACACTGTTTTGTGCTCTGGAGAATAAAAAAAAGCGAGACATATTTCTGTTCTCCAGGGCACGGGTAGCCTTGCCCTGCTGCTCCTTAGGAAAAGAAGGAGCCCTGCTGCTCCTTAGGAAAcaatatgtaaaaacaaaaacaaagagaccCCAACCATTCATTCTTAGAGTGAAATTGAAACTAAGTATATGTAGTATAGGAGTTCTCACTATGGATTTATCTTAAAAAGTGATGATCTTTAGAACTCTAAGCCCTATACGTCTTCTTATTGCCTCTTACATTTTGGTTTTGGTCATGTATAAAACATCAGGCACCTCTCTGTGCAGGTGGACTGCTACATGTCCTAAACTGATGAATCTGTGCATTCTAATGTGATCTGTGGCTGCCCTATGTAAATTGCCCCGACACACCCTCATTCCtgaatcttgctttttttttcttctgagcatCTGGAACAGGCattctcaaactacggcccgcgggccacatgaagcggtgtgaattgtatttgttcccgttttgttttttacttcaaaatatgatacgtgcagtgtgcataggaatttgttcatagttgttttttgtttttttttttaatacagtccggccctccaacggtctgagggacagtgaattggccccctgtttaaaaagtttgaggacacctgatctgGAATGtcttatatttactttttctgttgttttttcccctccctccccactagaatgtaagcttcaATAAGGGAACACGGCTGAAGGTTTTGTTGCTTTTTGCTGCTACTGCTGTTTTCCAACAGTTGTAAGAATACCCGGcatatagtaggtgttcaataaatatttactgaatgaatgcaGCCAATGAGCATTGTGTTACTattgaatactttaaaaaattacttgcTTTTCAAATAAAcccatttctttttgtaaaaagaaaaaaatttttttaaatttcctcaaCAAacattgttgagacagagtctcaggctgttgcccggGATAGACCATTGTTGCCAGAGAAGAAGTAGGTCTGCCTGTCACTGAGCCAATGAATGGAGAAGCAGACAAGAGATCagcagtttcactttattgtacAGAAAAGCCAGTAATTCTGGAGAGCAGTGAATATATTTCTTCAAAGACCTGCTCTGCTGTCCTGTttccctttgttatttttatactctCACAGTAAAAGTAAGGTTATTAATCATCACAGTCTATGTTAAACAGATTCCCCTTCATAGGTTACAAGGTTACACAATATCCCcttatcttaaagtggttttatCTTCAAAGCATTCCTACTCTAAACTAAATTTGCTGTTAGTCTCTACTTTACTAAGTGCATTACTCAGCGCACTTCCTGCACTGGGTCCTTGGCACCATGGTCCTTGGAGTGTCCAGTTTCCTAACTTTATGACAGAAGGCCTTGGATGTGTATAACTCTTAGATGGCGGCACATGGGCCCATGCGGTCCTGCCAGGGACTGTCCAGTAGTACCCTGCATATAATGGCTATTTTGGATAACAGTGACCACCAttacagtggtgtcattatagctcacagcaacctcaaactcctgggctgaagtgatcctcctgcctcagtctcctgagtagctgggtctatgggctgtaccacagtgcccagttagttttttctatttttagtagagatgagtcttgctcttgctcaggctggtcggaacccatgagctcaagcaatccatctatctcagcctcctagagtgctaggattatagggtgagccaccatgcctggtcctcCTGAGATCATGTCCCCTGGTACTCACAGAGATCATGTCTCTCTATGTTCTCAGCAAGAGAGATTGGGTTGGGAATTCCCTGGGTATTCTGGACAGCCAGTCAGCTCCTAATTTCCCTCCACATTTTTACCAGCTGGCACCTATCCTCCTCAGATGCTTTCCTTGCATATGACAGAGCTCTGTACGAGTATTTAACTCTCTTGCCACCTACCTAGAGTATACCACCAAGTAGGGAAAGACATCGGATCTAGAGACAGGATAgatgggtttgaatcccaacTTAAGTactcactaccctgtttccccgaaaataagacatcctccgaaaataagacctagttacaggaaagataagacgtcccctgaaaataagacctagcacatctttgggagcaccccttaaaataagacactgtcttatttttggggaaacagggtagttatgtgaccttgggtaagttaccTAGCTGTTTtctaatgggattataggattaTGTTTTTTAGgattgttatgaagattaaaatgTTTCACCCATACCTGGCATGGTAGGCATTCTCAGTTACAGGTAGTGAGGTGATCTGGTGTAGCAGTTAAGTATTCAGGCTTTGGAACCAAAGGTCTTGGGTTCAAGTTCTAGCTCTTTCACTTACTAGTGTATGACCTTGGACTAGttattctgtgtgtgtatatgtgtgtgtgcatatacaacTGTATAATGAGAACAATATTCTTTGGGAGAtgattgtgagaaataaatgactCGTAAATATAAAGCATTTAAATGGCCTAAAGTCTGATCTATACTAGCCCTCTACAAATTTTACCCATACCCCTTATTATCAACTCATATCTTTGTGTTTCTCATAGTCATATCCCCCTTGATTTGACTCCATCTTGTCTATTTAAGCCTGCTTGAATCCTCCTGGAGTTACTCCAAGATCTTTCTGATTAGACTGATGGTTGTAGGGCCTCCCTGGAGGATGCTGGCAGGGCTGCCCCTGAAGGACAGCACACAAGGGTGTGCTCAACTACTCTTCGTTTAATAAGAGACAGATTTTTTAGTGTGGAAGGTGATCAACAGTTGAATAGACCACCATACAGAGAGCCATTAGATGATCATCTACGGCAGACAGATATATTATAGATATGATTCCTGcgttcaataaaaaaattacctatgtgagatctaagatttctttctttctttttttcttttttttttttgagacagagtctcactctgtaactctgggtagagtgccatagcatcataggtcacagcaacctcaaactcttgggctcaaacagtcctcttgcctcagcctcctgagtagctgggactacaagtcccCATCACAGTGCCTacctctgtttttagtagagatgagatctcaatcttgctgaggctggtctcaactcctgagctcaacggatcctcctgtctcagcctcccagagtgctaggcatgagccaccgcaccgggCCCTAAGATTTCTTATGACTTTGAGTTGCTgtgatttatgaaaaataaataaagtatttctaATGAAAGGATTAAGTTCCTTGCCTATTTCAGCAAAGTTCCATAAAGTAAAGAATGGAGTATAGAACAGGAGAATGCTCAGCCATGTGTCTTTGTAGTGCTACGCCATTCTAATTCCTTAATcttgccttttctctctccttctctctctccttctgtggTGGGTACTTATTAACCAGTTTAGGGATGAGTCATACTTATCATGTTTGGATGTGTAACATAACATGAACCTTAGTCTCTGTCAGAGAGGACATTACAGGGAGCATCACTTGGCTAGGAGTCGAGTTTGAGCTACCTTATGGGTGTGGGATGCCAGATTGGAAAGATTTGAATAAGAAATTGGTTGGTGATACGGGATCTGAATATCATCCAGGAGTCAAGGTCCAAGATGCTAAGTAGGAGTGACGTGGCTGTTTCTGCGCAAAGGTTTCCTACAGTTTAAGAGGTTCAGAGGTTAAGATGGAAACCAAAACAATTCTTTTGGGTGTTTGATCCATGGTATTCCCAGGGAAGGTGGGTAGATTGGGGCAACCTTGCCTGCAGTTGCATCCACTAGCACCAGGCTCTGGCCACCTGAGTAGCAGAGGCTCTTGGTGGGAAGACCAAGGTGGGAGTAGAGGAGTAGAAAAGACTCAGAAAAGTTCAGAATCCTCCTGTGTATACTTCTTTCACCCATTGAGACAttttaattgtatgtatttattctatTCCTAGAAAGGAAGTCCCAGgattttttctcctatgttttcatCTCGTTTCCTGTTGATCCTGCCAGCTGAGGTCATCAGTACAATGAAAACAAACTGATAGAAGAGGAGCAGATTATTCTCCCATTTTTCTAAATCTCTGAGCTACACATCAAGACTGGGAGCATCTTCCAAATTTACTTTGGAAATGTGTTTTCTGACGAGGGAGAGGGAAGACTGAAAGTGATCACTCCCCACTTCTTTAACCTGCCTGTGAGGTTCACAGTTTTCCCAGCTGTCTGTGATCATTAGTGATTTTGAAATTGCCAGTGtgccacacctttcaccattaactaagatagactctcattggattaaagatttaaacttaaaacatgaaactataaaaatactagaggagaatgcagggaaaacccttgaagaaattggtctgggtgagtatttcatgaggagaaccccccgggcaattgaagcagcttcaaaaatacactactgggacttgatcaaactaaaaagcttctgcacagctaagaacacagtaagcagagcaagcagacagcccgcagaatgggagaagatatttgcagggtatatctctgacaaaggtttaataaccagaatccacagagaactcaaacacatcagcaagaaaaaaacaagggatcccatcgcaggctgggcaagggatttgaacagaaacttctctgaagaagacaggcgcgtggccttcagacatatgaaaaaatgctcatcatccttaatcatcagagaaatgcaaatcaaaactactttgagatatcatctaactccagtgagactagcctatatcacaaaatctcaagaccagagatgttggcgtcgatgcggagaaaagggaacacttctgcactgctggtgggaatgcaaattaatacattccttttggaaagatatatggagaacactcagagatctaaaaatagatctgccattcaatcctgtaattcctctgctgggcatatacccagaagaccaaaaatcacaacataacaaagatatttgtaccagaatgtttattgcagcccaattcataatagctaagtcatggaaaaagcccaagtgcccatcgatccacgaatggattaataaattgtggtatatgtataccatggaatactatgcagccttaaagaaagatggagactttacctctttcatgtttacatggatggagctggaacatattcttcttagtaaagtatcccaagaatggaagaaaaagtacccaatgtacacagccctactatgaaactaatttgggactctcacatgaaagctataacccagctacaacttaacaatagggggaagtgggaaagggagagggggtgggtagagggagggggatcggtgggattacacctgtggtgcatcttacaggggtatttgcgaaacttggtaaatgtagaatgtaaatgttttggcacagtaactgagataacgccggaaaggctatgttaaccactgtgataaaaatgtgtcaaatggtttatgaagcgagtgtatgatg is a genomic window containing:
- the FLVCR1 gene encoding feline leukemia virus subgroup C receptor-related protein 1, with translation MARPDDEEGAAGAPGHPLAKGYLLVRRGAPAGKESVDPQNGLKAGCLPLNGVPRGGLQTPLAPEEETQAQLLPTGPGEETQAFEGTLLPRTALSARRFVVLLIFSLYSLVNAFQWIQYSIISNVFEGFYGVTLLHIDWLSMVYMLAYVPLIFPATWLLDTRGLRLTALLGSGLNCLGSWIKCGSVQPHLFWVTMLGQCLCSVAQVFILGLPSRIASVWFGPREVSTACATAVLGNQLGTAVGFLLPPVLVPNTQNNTNLLACNISIMFYGTSAVATLLFILTVIAFKEKPQYPPSQAQAALQDSPPEDYSYKKSIRNLFKNIPFVLLLITYGIMTGAFYSVSTLLSQIILTYYKGEEVNAGRIGLTLVVAGMVGSIICGFWLDYTKTYKQTTLIVYILSFIGMVVFTFTLDLGYIIIVFITGGVLGFFMTGYLPLGFEFAVEITYPESEGTSSGLLNAAAQIFGILFTLAQGKLTSEYGPREGNIFLCIWMFIGIILTALIKSDLRRHNINVGITNDIKAVPVDSPTDQEPKDVTLSKQSESAI